AGAATAACCGGGGAAATCCAGCTGCCCAAACCTGTTCCCAAAAATATATTTTCTCTCCATTGTACCAAGGCATGATTAATTTCCGCCAATCGTATTGAAAGAGAAACGTCCTTTGATAAATCCAAAAGTGTGTTTGCTCTTGTTATCAGTGTTAATAGCGAAGAACCCATGAACAGCTTATCAATGACAACTAATATAAAAGCAGCGAGAGAAATTGCGATAAAAAGATACAAAACAAACTTCATTAAATTATGAACCGTCACTCCATGTTCAACAAATGATAAAAACCATAAAATAATTAAAGAAATTAATATGCCCACCCAGAGGCCTCTTTGCTGAGAAAAGAAAACCATTAAGAAAAGAGGAATAAGAAAAATTGAAACTAATAAAACAACTTTTTTCTGTTTCTTAAAAAAATAATAACTCATTAAAAATGGTATTGTTATCTGTGCTATATGGGGTTGTTGCGTTGAAACCCGTTTAAGTAGTAACCCTCCACTTAATCCTGACTCTCTTACTGCTATATAAATATACTCAAAAGAAACAATAACAGAAATCATTATTAAAACTGCTATTATCTGTTTAATTGAATTAATAGATTTAAAAGACCTGGAAATTATAAAATACATTAAATAAAAACCAAAGAAATACAGCTCTGAAATTATGTAAACTTGTTTTCCTCCGTTCTTCAAGCCCAGGAGCGCAGCCACTACAACCCATATAAAAAATATTATAAATAATTTATCAAGGCCTGATAATGATGTTTTTGATATATTATCTGAAGATATTTTGTCAGCCATTAAATAAAATATCAGTATTAATAAAAAAATGGCGAGCAACTGTAAAGACACAGGCGCTAATATATATGGGTATTTTTCGAATGACGGTTGATTGGGGAAAAGTACTAAATACGTCAAAAATATAAAAAGCGTCCGTTTAATTGAAAACAGTGACCACAAACTCATTAAAAGAAAAACCAGAAACACAAGCAAATATACCGGTTTTTGAAAATATGCAGCAAGGCCTAAAATCACTATCTCAAAGATTATAAAAACAAAGTTAAAATACTTCTTGTCAGGAAAAATTACTCTATAATTGCCTAAGGGTAAATCCATTTATTTTTTAGTCCGGTTAAATAGCCCAATAAAATCATTACTAATGATATGAATAATTTCCTTCTCTTTTTTAAAATCCATTGCCGGCGAATTCTTTACTTGTTCAACATATTCAATAAAAAGAACGTAAATGCAGCTTAGCAAACAGCTAAGAAAAGAAAAAAACATTACAAATACTGCTCTTTTGGGTTTTGAGCGTTTAATAGGAATTACAGCTCTGTCAAGAACCTGGACAGTGGGAGTATTTTTCGCTTCCTGTATTTTTGCCTGTTCATACTGGGGCAGTAAAAATTCCTGGATCTTTTCCTGAATTTTAACTGATCTGTATAACCTGGCATAGTTTAATGCAAGATCAGGCAGCTTTTGCAAAGGCAGAAAAACATCATCCCTTTTAACAGAAGAACCATCTGAACCCGTATTTATATCGTTAAATTTATTTTTTAGTGCTGCAATTTCATTTTTCAGCCTTATAATTTCCGTGTGAGAAGAACCCATATATTTCTGCATTACATTAAGCTCAACTTCTTTAGCAACAATCTGGCCTTCAATGTCCGAGACTGCAGCAATCGTTGCAGTAATTTGTTCGGGCAGGGCTATTGCACCTTGCTCTTCCTGATAGGTTTTTAATTCCTGCTCTGCTTTTGTCAAATCAGAAAGATTCTGAAAATATCTTTTTTCAATAAAAATTCTTGTGTTTCTTGCACTCTCAGCTTTTAAGACTTTATTTAAACTATCTAATTTTTGTATTAAAAAAGTATTCATGTCTCTTGCGAGAATTCTTGCTTCCTGATCCTTTGATGATGAGGCAAAAAAGGGTGTGCTCGCTTCAACTGCGAGAGATATCGTACCTTCTTCATTCACGTTTACTTTAACATGTTTTCGAAGCTCCTTTATAGTTTCTTCCATATTTTTTTCTTTATACAAAATCATTAAATCAAATTTTTGAGCGACTGATTCCATTAATGTTCTACTGTCAAAGATTGCCAGCACCCTGGAAGTTCCTTCTGAGAGCCCTGTTAAACCGAGAGAACCAAAAGGCAGGCTATTCAGCAGATTTGAGAATCCCAGGCCCTGAGTCTCTTCCTGCGGCGGCATAATAACACTTTTTGACGTATACCATCTTGGAACGACAAGACTAACCGCTGCTGCTGCAACCGCAACGACCAATGCATTAATTATTATAAATTTACGCCATTTAATAAATATATATAAATAATCAACTGATCTTTTACGATCATTCATAAAATTATCCTCATGTATTATTTATCGAAAAAGCCTGCAGCTTTTGCTGCTAAAATTAAAGATGTTAAGGTCGGAATCAAACGCAAAAGTACATCTAATCTCAATCTTATATTTTCCTGCATATGTATAACATCGCCAGGATATACCGGCGTATCAGGCCCTTTTTCTCTCTTTCCGGTTAATGTATGATACACACTAATACCATTAATTTTACCTGATCTGTAATCACCGCCTGCCATACCTGCATACTCCCTCGCAGTTAAATCAGCAACATACGGGTATGCACCAGGGTTTCTGACTGCACCTTTAACATAAACATATTCTGAAGGAAGAACTATCCTGTCCCCCGGTTTTAGAATAAATTGTTCTCCGTCCGTTGTGGAACGTTTAAAAGGCCTAAAGACATGAAACTTGCAATTTTTATCCTGATTTGAATTTTTTCTATAAACCATTATGAAAGATGGTGCAGATGTACTTTTTAAAGCCCCTATTTTTACAAGAAATGTGCTTATATCTTCATCCCTTGGCAAAGCATACATACCTGCATGAATAAAATTGCCTTCAACTGTAATAATGCGGCTGCTTAACGCAACCGTAGGCACATAAATAACATCCCCGCCTTCTACAACCGGATTT
Above is a genomic segment from bacterium containing:
- a CDS encoding O-antigen ligase family protein, with the protein product MADKISSDNISKTSLSGLDKLFIIFFIWVVVAALLGLKNGGKQVYIISELYFFGFYLMYFIISRSFKSINSIKQIIAVLIMISVIVSFEYIYIAVRESGLSGGLLLKRVSTQQPHIAQITIPFLMSYYFFKKQKKVVLLVSIFLIPLFLMVFFSQQRGLWVGILISLIILWFLSFVEHGVTVHNLMKFVLYLFIAISLAAFILVVIDKLFMGSSLLTLITRANTLLDLSKDVSLSIRLAEINHALVQWRENIFLGTGLGSWISPVILSHMPENHIDNSYIFILWKTGVVGLFIFISIYAVFFKKAFYLFHTSLNSDVRQIAGAIIAAFSGLLIVALSNTCIIYYRFNVLWAVLIGLVEVMYRQEKKRQESDHG